Proteins encoded in a region of the Mucispirillum schaedleri ASF457 genome:
- the thiD gene encoding bifunctional hydroxymethylpyrimidine kinase/phosphomethylpyrimidine kinase encodes MKKTLTIAGSDSSGCAGIQADIKTMGALGVFGMSVIAAVTSQNTLGVTYIEELSTKSIITQIEAIYDDLAPDALKSGMLFSKDIIEAVADILKARNKSPYVLDPVMVATSGAKLLKDDAISYMVEKLFPLAYIVTPNIPEAELLSGMKIECQEHVDKACRKIKDMGAQNVIIKGGHFNDKESVDTLFDGENHYEISAVRVITKNTHGTGCTYSSAICSYLALGFNLLDAVKYAKQYITSAIIYGAEMNIGSGSGPVNHFFENIKNNNDGTISFGSCSCG; translated from the coding sequence ATGAAAAAAACACTAACAATAGCGGGAAGCGACAGCAGCGGCTGTGCAGGCATACAGGCTGATATTAAAACAATGGGGGCATTAGGTGTATTTGGAATGAGTGTTATTGCAGCAGTTACTTCCCAAAATACACTTGGTGTTACATATATTGAAGAATTAAGCACAAAATCAATTATTACACAGATTGAAGCAATTTATGATGATTTGGCACCTGATGCTTTAAAATCTGGTATGCTTTTTTCAAAGGATATAATAGAAGCGGTAGCAGATATATTAAAAGCAAGAAATAAAAGCCCTTATGTGCTGGACCCTGTAATGGTTGCCACAAGTGGTGCAAAACTTTTAAAAGATGATGCTATTTCTTATATGGTGGAAAAACTTTTCCCACTTGCTTATATAGTTACGCCAAATATACCAGAAGCAGAGCTTTTAAGCGGTATGAAAATAGAATGTCAGGAACATGTTGATAAAGCATGCAGGAAAATAAAAGATATGGGCGCACAGAATGTTATTATAAAAGGGGGACATTTCAACGACAAAGAATCTGTTGATACATTATTTGATGGTGAAAACCACTATGAAATATCTGCCGTGCGTGTAATAACAAAAAATACTCACGGAACAGGCTGCACTTATTCTTCTGCTATATGTTCATATCTTGCATTAGGCTTTAATTTGCTTGATGCTGTAAAATATGCCAAGCAGTATATAACATCTGCTATAATCTATGGAGCAGAAATGAATATAGGCAGTGGCAGCGGGCCTGTAAACCATTTTTTTGAAAATATAAAAAATAATAATGACGGCACAATATCTTTTGGGAGCTGCAGCTGTGGCTGA
- a CDS encoding class I SAM-dependent DNA methyltransferase translates to MAEIYKEYDCFAYFYNKYWTINAPLYLEKALDILLLEKLEENAHILDVCCGTGNVAGLLHERGYNITGLDGSSLMLDYAKENAKAVEFIQADARDFNLGRKFQAITCLFDSINHLLNQDDVLLVFKNIYEHLEEHGIFVFDANSLSSSQDVDLSDFSAVESNEVFISQGSYNSIEKLITYSLTAFINEDSKWVRYDNKIYERYYEEELLISLLKKAGFRNTAYTYGADIGIEPFEDRVFFTAWR, encoded by the coding sequence GTGGCTGAAATATATAAGGAATATGACTGCTTTGCTTATTTCTACAATAAATACTGGACTATTAATGCTCCGCTTTATTTAGAAAAAGCATTAGATATTCTTCTGCTTGAAAAATTAGAAGAAAATGCACATATTTTAGATGTATGCTGCGGCACTGGCAATGTGGCAGGCCTTTTGCATGAAAGGGGCTATAACATAACAGGGCTTGACGGCTCAAGCCTTATGCTTGACTATGCAAAAGAAAATGCTAAGGCAGTTGAATTTATTCAGGCAGATGCAAGAGATTTTAATTTAGGCAGAAAATTTCAAGCCATAACATGCCTTTTTGACAGTATAAACCATCTTTTAAATCAAGATGATGTATTATTAGTATTTAAAAATATTTATGAGCATTTAGAAGAACATGGAATATTTGTTTTTGATGCAAACTCGCTTTCATCATCGCAGGATGTAGATTTAAGTGATTTTTCTGCTGTAGAAAGTAATGAAGTTTTTATTTCACAAGGCTCATATAACAGTATAGAAAAATTAATAACATACTCTTTAACTGCATTTATTAATGAAGATAGTAAATGGGTAAGATATGATAACAAAATATATGAAAGATATTATGAAGAAGAGCTTTTAATATCTTTGCTTAAAAAAGCAGGCTTTAGAAATACTGCCTATACTTATGGGGCAGATATTGGAATAGAGCCTTTTGAAGACAGGGTATTTTTTACTGCATGGAGATAG
- a CDS encoding LPP20 family lipoprotein, which produces MNKLILFLFMCLISFNAYSADLQGIGYGSTMEEAKQEALSDLSASVKVQVYSKHEQTTYKNKNKIKSDYTRWTKLSTNVPLLNPSIYYSKENGKHKATAVIDNPALYSKKLTDIAERIDEMTKNIKTGSDKTLNYRVLKSVQSLYDEYESYQAVADVLGIKDYLLPRISSAEALKMILEMQETPPSLEVAAEVLTKDMNEKNIYVAPVMYAGKENITEFGAFFKDMLSTKVNSVEVEEDGRNKLRCSYTQSGNDIIMACSLITGISKVLKSSAVKIPKELVTMQAVPKTDTSSILNTYTPLKTDYKIWIKISTDGDPTFLRENEPFTLFVKANKAGYIYFITMNNAVDGEANILPLDWNNKFIKYIDEKNINKWVCIGHYRVKAPFGSESLYAFGLEKEPMAEYIVPEYTLDKIGYLKNVRPEVLLQDVLYLFKRQQGDKTMTSITFTTAPNRKKMQ; this is translated from the coding sequence ATGAATAAGCTGATTTTATTTTTATTTATGTGTTTAATTTCCTTCAATGCTTACAGTGCAGATTTACAGGGTATAGGTTATGGCTCTACAATGGAAGAAGCAAAGCAGGAAGCACTGTCAGATTTATCTGCATCAGTGAAAGTGCAGGTATATTCAAAGCATGAGCAGACAACATATAAAAATAAAAACAAAATAAAGTCAGATTATACACGCTGGACAAAGCTTTCAACAAATGTGCCTCTGCTTAATCCATCAATATATTATTCTAAAGAAAACGGAAAGCATAAAGCCACTGCAGTTATTGATAATCCTGCATTATACAGTAAAAAATTGACAGATATTGCAGAGCGTATTGATGAGATGACAAAAAATATAAAAACTGGCAGCGATAAAACATTAAATTACAGAGTATTAAAATCTGTTCAGAGCTTGTATGATGAATATGAAAGCTATCAGGCAGTGGCAGATGTGCTTGGCATAAAAGATTATCTGCTGCCTAGAATAAGCAGTGCAGAAGCATTAAAAATGATACTTGAAATGCAGGAAACACCACCAAGTTTAGAGGTAGCTGCAGAAGTGCTTACAAAAGATATGAATGAAAAAAATATCTATGTAGCACCAGTTATGTATGCAGGCAAAGAAAATATTACAGAGTTTGGTGCATTTTTTAAAGATATGCTTTCAACTAAGGTAAACTCTGTAGAAGTAGAAGAAGACGGCAGAAATAAACTCCGCTGCTCATATACACAAAGCGGAAATGATATAATTATGGCATGCTCACTTATTACCGGCATATCAAAAGTATTAAAATCATCAGCTGTTAAAATACCAAAAGAGCTTGTTACAATGCAGGCAGTGCCAAAAACTGATACATCATCTATTTTAAATACATATACACCACTAAAAACAGATTATAAAATATGGATAAAAATATCCACAGACGGAGACCCGACATTTTTACGAGAAAATGAGCCTTTTACTCTATTTGTTAAAGCAAATAAAGCAGGATATATATATTTTATTACAATGAATAATGCAGTAGACGGAGAAGCTAATATTTTACCTTTAGACTGGAATAATAAGTTTATTAAATATATTGATGAAAAAAATATAAATAAATGGGTATGTATAGGTCATTACAGGGTCAAAGCACCTTTTGGCAGCGAAAGTTTATATGCCTTTGGGCTTGAAAAAGAGCCAATGGCTGAATACATTGTGCCAGAATATACTCTTGATAAAATAGGATATTTAAAAAATGTCCGCCCTGAAGTGCTTTTGCAGGATGTATTATACCTTTTTAAAAGACAGCAGGGAGATAAAACTATGACATCTATTACATTTACAACAGCACCAAACAGAAAGAAAATGCAGTAA